The window GCGAAAAACAAACCAACGAGGCGCCCCTGTGGCGGTACAGCCGTTCGGACCATACGCCGCCCGCGATGGAGACCAAGGATAGCGCCAGATACGGGAAAGAGAACGAAGAGACGGCAAGGCCGGAAGCCTGGTAACGAACCTGCACCAAAAACACGGTGAGAATCTGGTTGACGGCGGCGACCAGCGCGACGGCAAGCAGAAACCGCACTTCCTCCCATCGCGGACGGGTCCACCTCACCCCGTGCCCGTTTTTCTCTTCCATCGGGACTTCCGGAAGCAACACCATGCATCCTAACGAAAGGAAACTGGTGATGACGGTCAGCCAACCGCTTTGCTCCAAGGGATCAGAAAGAAACGGGAACAACACGGAGACGACCAGGAGGCCGGCCATGCCGCTTGCCTGGTAGACTCCGTATCCCTTCTGGCTTCCGTCCACCCGGGAAAGGTAGGCGGAATCCACCCCACTCTGGGCGCTGTTCGCCACAGCGAGCAGGAGCCGTTCGATGAGGAACACGGAGAAGGAATGAGCCTTCCAGAATACAATTTTCGAGAGGAACAGGACGAGGGAGGAGATCACCAACGTCCTGCGATACCCGATCCGGTCGGCGACATATCCCCACGGGACCTCCAGAAGGAGGCCCAACGCCAGGGAGATCGACTCTATGACCAGCAGGGATGTAAGGTTCAGTCCCCTCGCCTGACGGTACACCGTGGCGATCGGGGCATAGAACACCAATCCAGCGAAAAACGACGAAAGACAAAGCAGTCTCCCGCCATGAGACGTAACGGAACGCATACGACACACTCCATGCATACGGATACCGGCCTCGTACAAGGCCGGAGAAAAAGATCCGTATGCTCAGATTGGAGCGTGCCGCACTGCTTCCTCGATTCAGCGAGCCAGGGAGCCCATTGGATCCCATGGCTTCAGGACGATCGGCTTTTGGGAGAGCATCGCTTTCTGCGCTTCAGAAAGATACTTCTTGTTGACGACCACCTGGTAGGTGTACTCGTCGAACCACCGGTCCGTCATGACGAAGAACCCTTTCAGTCCGGGTTCATCGCCCCAGGAATTCTCCACTCTCCAACGGTCAGGCGTCCCGTTCTCATCCAGGTTCACCCCGGTGAGCACCATGGCATGGGTCATCAGGCTCTCGCCGTAGTCCAGCCGCTGAGCCTTGGAAAGCGGGAAATTGGTATCGAACAGATCCTTGACGTCCAATGCTTCCAGATCCATCATGCCGGCCTTCCGGTCGGAGAACTGCCCGACATCACTGCCGAACCACACCGCCTTGCCATCCTTCAGCTGCTTGATGG of the Sphaerochaeta sp. genome contains:
- a CDS encoding MFS transporter: MRSVTSHGGRLLCLSSFFAGLVFYAPIATVYRQARGLNLTSLLVIESISLALGLLLEVPWGYVADRIGYRRTLVISSLVLFLSKIVFWKAHSFSVFLIERLLLAVANSAQSGVDSAYLSRVDGSQKGYGVYQASGMAGLLVVSVLFPFLSDPLEQSGWLTVITSFLSLGCMVLLPEVPMEEKNGHGVRWTRPRWEEVRFLLAVALVAAVNQILTVFLVQVRYQASGLAVSSFSFPYLALSLVSIAGGVWSERLYRHRGASLVCFSLAISGCVALAWGTGMASAVIGVLALRLGSTLFLPYATRTQVSFTGEGNRATVLSLQQMGFDGVEILLSPLLGTVADRTISGAFWLGVLVLVIALGLLVRRPRPLRNRTSPWWPAGRTPR